The window CGAGGGCCACGTCACGTCGCTGGCCGTGGAACCTGATCGGCGGCGGCGGGGAATCGGCGGAACCCTGCTGGCGGCGCTGTGCCATGACGCCGTGGGACGAGGCCTGGTCGCAATGACCCTGGAGGTCAGGGTGTCCAATGCAGCGGCCATCGCCATGTACCGGCGGTTCGGGTTCGCGCCGTCAGGCGTCCGTCCCGACTACTACGCCGACGACGGGGAGGACGCCCTGATCATGTGGGCACATGACGTCGACGAACCGGCCTTCCTGACGCGGGTCGACGCAGCGACGGGCGGAGCGAACCATGGGTGACCTGATCCTCGGCATCGAGACCTCGTGCGACGAGACGGCGGTGGCCGTGGTCGAGCGGGCCACCGTGGTGCGGTCCTCGGTGGTGTCCAGCCAGGTCGAGCTGCATGCGCCCTTCGGCGGCGTGGTTCCCGAGATCGCCGGTCGGGCCCACATCCGGGAGCTGGTGCCGGTGCTGGCCGATGCCCTGGCCGAGGCCGGGGTTTCTGGGAGCGACATCGAGGCCGTCGCCGCCACCACAGGTCCCGGCCTGGCGGG of the Acidimicrobiales bacterium genome contains:
- the rimI gene encoding ribosomal protein S18-alanine N-acetyltransferase; this translates as MSGTLSPVLLRPMVSDDVDAVLALDARVHPTPWSPEFMRSQLGLPGSRTNLVAEVHGVLVGHAALLVVADEGHVTSLAVEPDRRRRGIGGTLLAALCHDAVGRGLVAMTLEVRVSNAAAIAMYRRFGFAPSGVRPDYYADDGEDALIMWAHDVDEPAFLTRVDAATGGANHG